One window of Methanomassiliicoccales archaeon genomic DNA carries:
- a CDS encoding small multi-drug export protein, with protein sequence MEGPAQVEVKMISNWVEWLTVIILSMSPISELRGAIPVGVAMGLDPLAVFIVAVTFNALVYLPVTFGLRYTYAFFSTRWDWLRRFIEGIREKRRGVIEKYGLFGVVVFVAIPLPITGAWTGTLLVWLFDLDFKKGWLAVVAGVLISGTIMMGLTLAGIQIFG encoded by the coding sequence TTGGAAGGCCCGGCGCAGGTGGAAGTGAAGATGATATCGAACTGGGTGGAGTGGCTCACAGTCATCATACTCTCCATGTCCCCCATCAGCGAACTTAGGGGGGCAATACCCGTGGGTGTGGCAATGGGACTCGATCCTCTGGCTGTTTTCATCGTGGCCGTCACCTTCAACGCCCTGGTCTACCTGCCCGTCACCTTCGGTCTGAGGTACACATATGCATTCTTCTCCACCCGTTGGGACTGGCTAAGGAGATTCATCGAGGGCATCAGGGAGAAACGGCGGGGGGTGATCGAGAAGTACGGACTGTTTGGAGTTGTGGTCTTCGTTGCGATACCGCTCCCCATCACCGGCGCGTGGACCGGGACCCTCCTCGTCTGGCTGTTCGACCTGGACTTCAAGAAGGGATGGCTGGCCGTGGTTGCTGGGGTACTGATATCTGGAACGATAATGATGGGGCTCACCCTCGCTGGCATACAAATATTCGGGTGA
- a CDS encoding CoB--CoM heterodisulfide reductase iron-sulfur subunit A family protein — protein sequence MSTGTENQVLVIGGGVTGMRTSLDLASLGIRAHLIERDRSLGGLLGQVNRVFPSMRLASDIIGPMISEIEKSETIKVHLSSEVRSLEEHDGLFRASLSVEGGPDIELEAGCIILATGLRPMDPTIIPEFGYGRYPEVMTSLEFEALLRSSERGIKGSGGAPVKKLVFIQCVGSRVERRGLPYCSAVCCMGAIKNALILKDMDPEMDISILYIDIRTHGKGWEDAYRQARKAGVKFIRGQPSMVTKRPRAERLVVCGENTLIKELYEIDADLVVLQVGLEQTLDSRELISMLKVGIRGDGLPDDEQVDGVFIAGSSESPKDIASCMAQAGACAAGAAGYMLRKSSNK from the coding sequence ATGAGCACGGGCACGGAGAACCAGGTGCTGGTCATAGGTGGAGGTGTGACCGGTATGAGAACCTCGCTCGATCTTGCCTCCCTGGGGATCAGGGCCCACCTGATCGAGAGGGATCGGAGCCTCGGCGGGCTTCTTGGCCAAGTGAATAGGGTATTTCCCTCCATGCGGCTTGCTTCCGATATCATCGGACCAATGATATCTGAGATAGAGAAAAGCGAAACCATCAAAGTCCACCTGAGCTCCGAGGTGAGGTCCTTGGAGGAGCATGATGGGCTGTTCAGGGCAAGCCTCTCGGTTGAGGGAGGTCCGGACATCGAGCTTGAAGCAGGCTGCATAATACTCGCTACTGGCCTCAGACCCATGGATCCCACCATCATTCCCGAATTCGGATATGGGCGATATCCGGAGGTCATGACATCCCTTGAGTTCGAGGCCCTTCTTCGCTCAAGCGAGAGGGGAATCAAGGGATCGGGAGGCGCTCCCGTAAAGAAGCTGGTTTTCATTCAGTGCGTGGGCTCTAGAGTCGAGAGAAGAGGGCTCCCATACTGCAGCGCTGTGTGCTGCATGGGGGCCATCAAGAACGCCCTGATACTGAAGGACATGGATCCAGAAATGGATATCAGCATTCTGTATATCGACATCAGGACCCACGGCAAGGGCTGGGAGGATGCCTATCGCCAAGCCCGTAAGGCAGGAGTGAAGTTCATCAGAGGCCAGCCGTCGATGGTAACCAAGAGGCCGAGGGCCGAGAGGCTCGTGGTCTGTGGGGAGAATACGCTTATCAAGGAGCTCTACGAGATTGATGCCGATCTAGTCGTGCTCCAGGTTGGCTTGGAGCAGACCCTTGATTCTCGAGAGCTCATCTCAATGCTGAAAGTAGGGATCAGGGGGGACGGGCTTCCTGATGACGAACAGGTGGATGGTGTTTTCATAGCCGGTTCCTCGGAGTCTCCCAAGGACATCGCCTCATGCATGGCTCAGGCCGGAGCATGCGCTGCAGGTGCAGCTGGCTACATGTTGAGAAAAAGCTCAAACAAATGA
- a CDS encoding class I SAM-dependent methyltransferase, giving the protein MEGDDHPHFEPHETLDLPRQVIRVHDFYDGDGWILDIGGGGEGIIGLIMGRQVVSIDLIRRELAETSNDSLKVVMDATVLGFPDSTFDAVTAFFSLMYMMDDTLEAALKEASRVLKPGGEFLIWEPIVRPPGSSEKKVFISWLDVELPDGSLVETGYGHYLRRLEPDRIIPQAERSGLRLIDSRIEGSTFFLRMTKT; this is encoded by the coding sequence ATGGAAGGGGATGATCACCCTCACTTCGAGCCTCACGAGACCCTGGATCTCCCCAGGCAGGTCATCCGAGTGCACGATTTCTACGACGGCGACGGGTGGATCCTGGACATCGGTGGTGGCGGGGAGGGCATCATCGGCCTGATAATGGGGAGGCAGGTGGTCTCCATAGACCTGATCAGAAGGGAACTGGCGGAGACCTCCAACGATTCCTTGAAGGTCGTCATGGACGCCACGGTCCTGGGCTTCCCGGATTCGACCTTCGATGCCGTAACGGCCTTCTTCTCCCTCATGTACATGATGGATGATACCTTGGAGGCGGCCTTGAAGGAGGCATCGAGGGTACTGAAGCCAGGGGGTGAGTTCTTAATTTGGGAACCCATCGTTCGCCCACCAGGCTCGTCAGAGAAAAAGGTATTCATCTCATGGCTGGATGTCGAGCTTCCCGATGGCAGTCTGGTGGAGACGGGGTACGGCCACTATCTCCGTCGACTGGAGCCAGATAGGATCATCCCTCAGGCCGAGAGATCGGGGTTGAGGCTGATTGATAGCAGGATCGAGGGCTCTACCTTCTTCCTACGAATGACGAAGACCTGA
- a CDS encoding GNAT family N-acetyltransferase has product MDEVTIRPFGEEDFIRVSEILAQSFQDKFGRLSRVEPERMSSLLKESGILHDLPFPGYFVAELHKRVIGVIMLKWLGQRRPPQAKCPKKRTKWMERHRLRFGLFLLGRRAEEGACYIQYLAVAPEARRSGAGTALLSEARVFASSRRFDTMMLYVASINRRAVSLYTKMGFRRTRIIESGITHRFFGIREWWLLELELLPPGMQSPEDK; this is encoded by the coding sequence ATGGATGAGGTGACGATCAGACCTTTCGGGGAAGAGGACTTCATAAGGGTATCGGAGATTTTGGCCCAGTCGTTCCAGGACAAGTTCGGCAGACTCTCCCGTGTGGAACCAGAGAGGATGTCTTCTCTTCTCAAAGAATCAGGCATACTCCATGATCTCCCCTTTCCAGGGTACTTCGTGGCCGAACTTCATAAGAGGGTTATCGGGGTCATCATGCTCAAGTGGCTCGGACAGAGGAGACCTCCTCAAGCGAAGTGTCCCAAGAAGAGGACGAAGTGGATGGAGAGGCACAGGCTCAGGTTCGGGCTCTTCCTCTTGGGTCGCCGGGCTGAGGAGGGAGCTTGCTACATCCAGTACCTCGCAGTCGCTCCTGAAGCGAGGAGGTCTGGGGCGGGGACTGCCCTTCTGAGCGAGGCTAGAGTATTCGCTTCCTCGCGTCGCTTTGATACCATGATGCTCTATGTGGCAAGCATCAACAGGAGAGCCGTGAGCCTTTACACGAAAATGGGGTTCCGAAGGACCAGAATAATTGAGAGTGGAATCACCCATCGTTTTTTCGGTATTCGAGAATGGTGGCTCTTAGAGCTCGAGCTTCTTCCTCCAGGGATGCAAAGCCCAGAAGATAAATAA
- a CDS encoding GYD domain-containing protein: MGTYIVLSRLTDEGRKTLKHKPERLKEVNEEIAGMGAKVVEQYALLGEYDFLNILEAPDSKVIAKIMVELGSRGTLETSTYTAMPIDEFLATLRK, from the coding sequence ATGGGTACATACATAGTGCTTTCCAGGTTAACCGACGAGGGCAGGAAGACTCTCAAGCATAAGCCTGAGAGGTTGAAAGAGGTCAATGAGGAGATCGCTGGCATGGGAGCCAAAGTAGTAGAGCAGTACGCCCTTCTGGGGGAGTACGATTTCCTTAACATATTGGAGGCTCCCGACTCAAAGGTGATCGCCAAGATAATGGTGGAGCTGGGTTCGAGAGGCACCTTGGAAACCTCAACCTACACCGCCATGCCCATCGACGAGTTCCTGGCGACATTGAGGAAGTAA
- a CDS encoding class I SAM-dependent methyltransferase, with protein sequence MTNNQREHWESIYRDFPERFGTEPSHIGLGALKVLMEKGAKEVLELGCGQGRDTVLFLQEGMKVIALDYSRTCLNQLKDNARVLGVEGLLEIKEHDLREGIPFPDNSIDACFSHMFFTMQLSEEELAAIFSEVLRVLRPGGFNIYSVRNIDDPHFRHGTHMGEDMWEMNGFVVHYFSEEKVRRLAKGYDIVSIDEFTEGPLPKRLYQVVLRKPM encoded by the coding sequence GTGACGAATAACCAAAGGGAGCACTGGGAATCGATCTACCGTGATTTCCCTGAAAGGTTCGGGACCGAGCCAAGCCACATAGGCCTTGGCGCCCTGAAGGTCCTGATGGAGAAGGGAGCCAAAGAAGTTCTCGAGTTGGGATGCGGGCAAGGAAGGGATACAGTGCTTTTCCTGCAGGAGGGGATGAAAGTCATCGCCCTGGACTATTCCCGAACATGTCTGAACCAGCTCAAGGACAACGCCCGTGTATTGGGGGTTGAGGGCCTGCTCGAGATCAAGGAGCATGATCTGAGGGAGGGCATTCCTTTTCCAGATAATTCAATTGACGCCTGTTTCTCGCACATGTTCTTCACCATGCAGCTCAGCGAGGAGGAGTTGGCCGCGATATTTTCTGAGGTGCTCCGTGTCCTGAGGCCGGGAGGATTTAACATTTACTCTGTAAGGAACATAGATGATCCTCATTTCCGCCATGGAACTCATATGGGGGAGGACATGTGGGAGATGAACGGGTTCGTGGTCCACTATTTCTCCGAGGAAAAGGTCAGGAGGCTGGCCAAGGGATACGATATCGTGAGCATCGATGAGTTCACCGAAGGTCCTCTCCCCAAAAGGCTCTACCAGGTCGTGCTGAGAAAGCCAATGTAG
- a CDS encoding PspC domain-containing protein, whose product MRYCNNCGHENMDDAQYCNNCGRSLKPDAYQQKEKGDFERRIDDFAQEMGALGKRVEKEFNSRGGDFESWSDSTLGILGPLIWSLIGLAFLVLIIGVMSLIGNSVQTFHDIADFLLANIWLIFALGLLFSYSNFFSRRYKEKFRWVQPIFTALGIVFGLWIASEIMFILATNFNIEFLETISSIMSTYLGVIFIVILAIGYVVFLISLMSSTGASMEARSSYNQPQRSYDFTSQGEYKRLYRSGRNRVLGGVCGGMGEYANLDPNIIRIIWIILLVVSLGIAILGYFICWIIIPRNPYDTWQ is encoded by the coding sequence ATGCGATACTGCAATAACTGCGGCCATGAGAACATGGACGATGCTCAGTACTGCAATAACTGCGGAAGATCATTGAAACCAGATGCATATCAGCAGAAGGAAAAAGGCGATTTCGAGCGCAGGATCGATGACTTCGCTCAAGAGATGGGAGCCCTGGGCAAGAGGGTAGAGAAGGAATTCAACAGCAGGGGGGGTGACTTCGAATCCTGGTCCGACAGCACACTGGGAATCCTGGGCCCCCTCATATGGAGCCTGATAGGTCTTGCCTTTCTTGTCCTCATCATCGGAGTCATGTCGCTGATCGGAAATAGCGTCCAGACATTCCATGATATTGCGGACTTCCTTCTTGCCAACATCTGGCTCATCTTCGCCCTTGGGTTACTGTTCTCATACTCCAACTTCTTCTCGAGAAGATACAAGGAAAAATTCAGATGGGTGCAGCCCATATTCACGGCACTTGGAATCGTCTTCGGGTTGTGGATCGCGTCCGAGATAATGTTCATTCTGGCTACGAACTTCAATATCGAATTCCTGGAGACCATATCGTCCATAATGTCCACCTATCTAGGCGTCATATTCATCGTGATTCTTGCGATCGGGTACGTGGTATTTCTAATAAGCCTGATGTCGTCAACTGGAGCATCCATGGAAGCTCGGTCCAGTTACAATCAACCTCAGAGGAGTTATGATTTCACCTCTCAGGGAGAATACAAGCGTCTCTACCGCTCGGGCAGGAACCGGGTTCTGGGCGGGGTATGCGGCGGCATGGGAGAGTATGCCAACCTGGATCCCAACATAATCAGGATCATATGGATCATCCTGCTGGTGGTGTCTCTTGGCATAGCGATCCTAGGCTACTTCATCTGCTGGATAATCATTCCAAGGAACCCCTACGATACCTGGCAGTGA
- a CDS encoding glycosyltransferase family 4 protein produces the protein MRICLLSNAWSIHTKRWAIFFQKRGHEVHIVSKGGFNGDSIEGVELHVIKKFTERPGIISEFLNYRHLSSQVRKIIGEIDPDIVNAHYVSIYGVLASAVGFHPYVATVWGSDVLQDINRSYLIRLSVRRALSNADRITIATHDLQKHLIQNLMVQKEKIEIVPWGVDLSIFHKGYESEVKRLFSELDIDPDSHIILSSRSAHPLYNIENIVEAIPLVLKSRDDVVFILLKGSGEPEYMQQIESLIRENEVQDNVRLIRREVSPHEMAVLNNAADAFISIPQSDQFGLTILEGMACGSVPIVSPLPFYSQYLEDGRNAIFVTPEKPEEISDAILLSISNQDMRERFNNQNISIVGEKEDWNENALKMEDLFKRLVSNKV, from the coding sequence TTGAGGATCTGTTTACTTTCCAACGCCTGGAGCATTCATACAAAAAGATGGGCGATATTCTTCCAGAAAAGGGGGCACGAAGTTCATATCGTATCCAAGGGGGGGTTCAATGGAGATTCTATTGAAGGGGTTGAGCTTCATGTCATTAAGAAATTCACAGAGCGACCCGGGATCATTTCTGAGTTTCTGAACTATAGGCATTTATCTTCTCAGGTAAGAAAAATCATAGGAGAAATTGACCCAGATATAGTCAACGCCCATTACGTATCTATTTATGGCGTCCTCGCCTCAGCCGTCGGATTTCATCCATATGTCGCAACAGTGTGGGGAAGTGATGTCCTTCAAGACATCAATCGTTCATATCTTATTCGATTATCAGTGAGAAGGGCATTATCCAATGCCGATAGGATCACAATAGCTACCCATGATCTCCAGAAACATCTAATCCAAAACCTCATGGTTCAAAAGGAGAAAATCGAAATAGTTCCTTGGGGGGTTGACCTTTCGATCTTCCACAAGGGTTACGAGAGTGAGGTAAAGAGACTCTTTTCAGAGCTTGATATTGATCCCGATTCACATATCATTCTCAGTAGTAGGAGTGCCCATCCCTTATACAATATTGAAAACATCGTTGAGGCCATCCCTCTAGTCTTGAAATCCCGGGATGACGTTGTTTTCATATTACTGAAGGGTTCGGGTGAACCCGAGTATATGCAGCAGATCGAATCATTGATCCGAGAAAATGAAGTCCAAGATAATGTTAGATTGATACGTAGAGAAGTAAGCCCGCATGAAATGGCGGTTCTCAACAATGCAGCTGATGCCTTCATATCGATACCTCAATCGGATCAATTCGGTCTCACCATTCTCGAGGGCATGGCTTGTGGTTCAGTACCAATAGTAAGCCCTCTTCCTTTTTACTCTCAGTATCTCGAGGATGGTAGGAATGCCATTTTTGTAACTCCCGAGAAACCAGAGGAGATATCAGATGCAATCCTCTTGAGCATTTCAAATCAGGATATGAGGGAACGATTCAATAATCAGAATATTAGTATTGTGGGCGAGAAAGAGGATTGGAATGAAAACGCGTTGAAAATGGAAGACCTTTTTAAGCGACTCGTCTCAAATAAAGTGTAG
- a CDS encoding SufD family Fe-S cluster assembly protein, with product MQASEKLRKKAEAALGKRALFGEDIDLDEYEDAPRDRAPADSLEELEEDIQETMLNAGVIPSAKGRSGSFLMMDNSMVHTSMIGPGVELMSLSAAMEKYPWVNEYAWNLVPVDADKYTAKSFLEQADGYFIRALAGQSVKLPVQTCLMMNKHNVSQYVHNIIIVEEGASLEVVTGCTTARGIEKAIHLGISEIYIKEGGSLSFSMIHNWAEQVGVRPRTVISVGKNATFVNNYVVLRPVRSVQSFPTARLEGEGAVAKFNSIAIAHPGSTLDLGSRAILSAPRTGAEIISRAITTGGTVYARGHLVGEAPQIKAHLECKGLILKEEGVQIAIPELEARVPDVEMTHEAAVGKIAKDQVEYLMARGLDEEQAVGMIVRGFLEGGIKGLPQNLKDEIDKAVSQTDIGGM from the coding sequence ATGCAGGCGTCGGAGAAGTTGAGGAAGAAGGCCGAGGCGGCCCTCGGTAAGCGGGCCTTATTCGGCGAGGATATCGACCTGGACGAGTACGAGGACGCCCCTAGGGACCGCGCTCCAGCCGATAGCCTTGAAGAGCTGGAGGAGGATATCCAGGAGACCATGCTCAACGCTGGCGTCATCCCTTCGGCAAAGGGCAGGTCTGGCAGCTTCCTCATGATGGACAACAGCATGGTGCACACCTCCATGATCGGACCTGGTGTCGAGCTGATGTCCCTATCCGCCGCGATGGAGAAGTATCCCTGGGTCAATGAATACGCTTGGAACCTGGTCCCTGTTGACGCGGACAAGTACACCGCCAAATCGTTTCTCGAGCAGGCGGACGGCTACTTCATCAGGGCGCTGGCCGGGCAGAGCGTGAAGTTGCCCGTACAGACATGCCTGATGATGAACAAGCACAACGTTTCCCAGTACGTCCACAACATTATCATCGTGGAGGAGGGCGCCTCGCTCGAGGTCGTCACGGGCTGCACCACCGCGAGGGGGATAGAGAAGGCGATACATCTTGGCATATCGGAGATATACATCAAGGAAGGTGGTTCGCTCTCATTCAGCATGATCCATAACTGGGCGGAGCAGGTTGGGGTGCGTCCAAGAACTGTCATATCAGTGGGAAAGAACGCCACCTTCGTGAATAACTACGTGGTCCTGAGACCGGTCAGGAGCGTGCAGTCGTTTCCGACGGCGCGTCTGGAGGGAGAGGGGGCGGTGGCAAAGTTCAACTCGATAGCGATCGCCCATCCCGGCTCAACGCTCGACCTGGGATCCAGAGCGATACTGTCAGCTCCGAGGACGGGAGCGGAGATCATCTCCCGGGCGATAACTACCGGTGGAACCGTCTACGCCAGGGGTCACCTGGTGGGCGAAGCGCCCCAGATCAAGGCCCATCTGGAGTGCAAGGGCCTCATTCTGAAGGAAGAGGGCGTGCAGATCGCCATCCCCGAACTGGAGGCGCGCGTCCCTGATGTGGAGATGACCCACGAGGCAGCGGTGGGCAAGATAGCCAAGGACCAGGTAGAGTATCTGATGGCCAGAGGTCTGGACGAGGAGCAGGCGGTGGGGATGATCGTCCGCGGTTTCCTCGAGGGAGGCATCAAGGGTCTGCCCCAGAACCTTAAGGACGAGATAGACAAGGCGGTCTCCCAGACCGATATTGGCGGGATGTGA
- a CDS encoding ABC transporter ATP-binding protein, which yields MLEIKDLTVEVAGKTVLRDVNLNVMSGYTAVLFGPNGSGKSTLLASIMGFSDYNITKGKIVFKGQDITHMPLHERARLGIGMMMQRPPNIVGVQLGRLVDATGRGKVNSEELAEPLDMVRFLERDVNVGFSGGELKRSELLQLKAQDPCLLLLDEPESGVDLESIKRVGQTVRDILDRDSCPVEKGNGKSALVITHTGEILNYLDADRAFVMCNGTIVCSGSPRELLSEISRRGYEECIKCRRRRS from the coding sequence ATGCTGGAGATAAAGGACCTTACAGTAGAGGTCGCTGGAAAGACCGTTCTCCGAGATGTCAACCTGAACGTGATGTCTGGATACACCGCCGTCCTTTTCGGCCCTAACGGTTCCGGCAAATCGACCCTTCTAGCATCGATCATGGGATTCTCAGACTACAATATCACCAAAGGGAAGATCGTGTTCAAAGGGCAGGACATAACCCACATGCCCCTTCATGAGAGGGCGAGACTGGGCATCGGGATGATGATGCAGCGCCCCCCAAACATAGTGGGGGTGCAGCTGGGGCGGCTCGTGGACGCCACGGGCAGGGGCAAGGTCAATTCCGAAGAGCTGGCAGAACCGTTGGACATGGTCCGCTTCCTGGAGCGCGACGTGAATGTTGGATTCTCCGGAGGAGAGTTGAAAAGATCCGAATTGCTCCAGCTCAAAGCCCAGGATCCCTGCCTTCTGCTGCTCGACGAGCCAGAATCCGGAGTGGATCTAGAGAGCATAAAGCGGGTCGGCCAGACTGTTCGGGATATACTCGACAGGGACAGCTGCCCAGTCGAGAAGGGCAATGGCAAATCGGCCCTAGTCATCACACATACGGGTGAGATATTGAACTACCTTGACGCGGACCGGGCCTTCGTCATGTGCAACGGGACCATCGTTTGCTCAGGAAGCCCGAGGGAACTTCTGAGCGAGATCTCCAGAAGGGGCTACGAGGAGTGTATCAAATGCAGGCGTCGGAGAAGTTGA
- a CDS encoding methyltransferase domain-containing protein produces the protein MDKPMGKLSFKMMAAMLRLFKRGPFMRQRLEFAGIREGHVVLDFGSGPGYFAALAAEIVGPHGKVYAADIQPLVTYYIERLKENRCLENLEAIVTDCDTSLPDESVDVVLLFDIIHMLEDPYRIISEMRRVLKNDGTLCMDVYHMDEGRAIRIIESVGFSKDGQLENTINFVKNIE, from the coding sequence ATGGACAAACCCATGGGAAAACTCAGCTTCAAGATGATGGCAGCCATGCTCCGATTGTTCAAGAGAGGGCCGTTCATGAGACAGCGCCTGGAATTCGCCGGGATACGGGAAGGGCATGTGGTCCTGGATTTCGGTTCAGGTCCGGGGTACTTCGCCGCTCTCGCTGCTGAGATTGTGGGCCCCCATGGCAAGGTGTACGCTGCGGATATCCAGCCCCTGGTCACATATTACATTGAGAGACTCAAGGAGAATAGATGCCTTGAAAATCTGGAAGCAATTGTGACCGACTGCGATACATCCCTTCCCGACGAAAGCGTGGACGTTGTCCTGCTGTTCGACATCATCCACATGCTGGAGGACCCTTACAGGATAATTAGCGAAATGAGAAGGGTTCTTAAAAACGACGGTACCCTCTGCATGGACGTGTATCACATGGACGAGGGGCGAGCGATCAGGATCATCGAGAGCGTGGGCTTCAGCAAGGATGGGCAACTGGAGAACACCATCAACTTTGTGAAGAATATCGAATAA
- a CDS encoding thermosome subunit, with protein MGGTPIIILREGTERTKGKGAQEGNINAAMQIANMVKSSLGPRGMDKMLVDSVGDVVITNDGVTILKKMDVNHPAAKMLIEVAKVQDEECGDGTTTSVVLAGELLKRSLDMVEANVHPTIITSGYRMAAQHALKKLEKLGIDITPDDEEMLKEIAHTSMISKIVSSSRTHLADLGVKAVKAVAEESNGGYKIDLDNVQVIKKSGASMEESELITGVIIDRGPVHPSMPKKLEKAKIALISCALEIKKTEVDAKITIRDPSQLSAFMMEEERMLREMVEKVKKSGANAVICQKGIDELAQHFLTKAGIYAIRRIKKSDMKKLAKATGAQIVNSLDELGKSDLGYAGLVEVRKIADDEMTFITDCKNPLAVSILLRGGTSHVLDEVERSLEDALNVISVAVEDGKMVSGGGSTFMELSMDLRPYASSVGGREQIAIDAFASALEIIPTVLAQNAGLDPIDILIDMRKAHKDGKKYYGVNVFKGGVVDMLKDKVVEPLRVPKQAINSATEAAVMILRIDDVIASRGAPPSMGPAPGKYDIKGEGSEFDKEWA; from the coding sequence TTGGGTGGTACACCGATAATTATACTGAGAGAGGGCACCGAGAGAACAAAGGGAAAGGGTGCTCAGGAAGGGAATATCAACGCTGCTATGCAGATCGCGAACATGGTCAAGAGTTCATTGGGTCCACGCGGAATGGACAAGATGCTCGTGGACTCGGTGGGTGACGTGGTGATCACCAACGATGGGGTCACCATACTGAAGAAGATGGATGTGAATCACCCAGCGGCCAAGATGCTGATCGAGGTTGCCAAGGTCCAGGACGAGGAGTGCGGCGACGGGACCACCACCTCAGTTGTACTGGCTGGCGAGCTGCTCAAGAGATCATTGGACATGGTCGAGGCAAATGTCCATCCCACTATCATCACTTCGGGATACAGGATGGCCGCCCAGCATGCTCTTAAGAAGCTCGAGAAGCTGGGAATAGATATCACCCCCGATGACGAGGAGATGCTCAAGGAGATAGCGCACACATCCATGATCAGCAAGATCGTCTCCTCATCGAGGACGCATCTCGCCGATCTGGGCGTAAAGGCGGTAAAGGCGGTCGCGGAGGAGTCGAACGGCGGTTACAAGATCGACCTCGACAACGTACAGGTGATCAAGAAGTCCGGAGCCTCAATGGAAGAATCCGAGCTTATTACGGGTGTGATCATCGATCGTGGGCCGGTCCATCCCTCCATGCCCAAGAAGTTGGAGAAGGCCAAGATAGCGCTCATCTCCTGCGCTCTGGAGATCAAGAAGACCGAGGTCGATGCCAAGATCACCATCCGGGATCCGAGCCAGCTTTCTGCGTTCATGATGGAAGAGGAACGCATGCTGCGGGAGATGGTCGAGAAGGTCAAGAAATCCGGAGCGAACGCTGTCATATGCCAGAAGGGAATCGATGAGCTTGCCCAGCATTTCCTGACAAAGGCTGGCATTTACGCCATCCGAAGGATCAAGAAGTCCGACATGAAGAAGCTGGCCAAGGCAACGGGAGCCCAGATAGTCAACTCTCTTGACGAGCTTGGTAAGTCGGATCTCGGGTACGCTGGCCTCGTAGAGGTAAGGAAGATAGCGGACGACGAGATGACATTCATAACCGACTGCAAGAACCCCTTGGCCGTATCCATTCTGCTCAGGGGCGGAACGAGCCACGTTCTCGACGAGGTAGAGCGCTCCCTCGAGGACGCGTTGAACGTCATATCAGTCGCTGTAGAGGATGGCAAGATGGTCTCCGGCGGAGGATCGACTTTCATGGAGTTGTCCATGGACCTTCGTCCCTACGCCTCTTCCGTGGGCGGAAGGGAGCAGATCGCCATCGACGCCTTCGCCTCCGCACTGGAAATCATACCCACCGTTCTCGCCCAGAACGCCGGTCTGGATCCCATTGACATCCTTATCGATATGCGCAAGGCACACAAGGACGGGAAGAAGTATTACGGCGTGAACGTGTTCAAGGGCGGGGTCGTTGACATGCTCAAGGACAAGGTCGTGGAGCCTCTGAGGGTGCCGAAACAGGCCATCAACTCTGCTACTGAAGCGGCTGTGATGATCCTGAGGATCGACGATGTCATCGCTTCCAGAGGTGCACCACCATCTATGGGACCTGCGCCGGGCAAGTACGACATCAAGGGAGAGGGGTCGGAGTTCGACAAGGAGTGGGCTTGA